The Alosa alosa isolate M-15738 ecotype Scorff River chromosome 11, AALO_Geno_1.1, whole genome shotgun sequence sequence AATGTTGATTATCAACAGTATCACCAGCATATATAAGCAATTTGTGTTGATCtatgaaatcaaataaatataataataatgtcttTACACCTCCACTAGCAATGGTGCCTTCCCCCAGACAGACCCCTGGTGTTTTTTATTCCTCCAATTCATGACAACTTGTGTTTCAAGCCCCTGTCACTGTGCCAGCAAACTGTGTGTGACAGGTCGAGTGAATATAAAAGAACTGAACCTGAACAACTCCACAATAACCTAAATTATAACTCTGCCCGTCCTCTTCCAACACATTGGCAAGCCTTGAGTCTTGCACCATGAACCATCTCAGTGGAAAACAAAAACTCTAGAAAATAAACCTTTTGCTTTAGAGATAGACAGCTAAGTTGATTGGATACTAACCAGACAGTCACCTTAAGCGTTAAACTGGTGCCATGTTTGCCAACCTTTCGGACAGTTGAGCTTGTGAGTCCTTTGTCTTTGCTTCTTGTTTTCCTAACTTTAGGGAGTTGGTTGCAGTGTGGAGTTGGATGGGTCCTGAGGGAGATGTTTTGGCCGGCACGGGATGACTTTTGCCCTGCTGTAACCCATGCATTTCTAGCAGAGGTCAATGAACTCTTGACGAGGAGACTAGACTGATCTTGTGGAAGAATGCAGAGCTCATCCCTAGACACAGCACAGGAAATGTGCAATTGAATAACATGTTGTCTTTCCCAACGTCACAGAAACACaggacacaaaaacaattgaGGTGAATAGAACTAACCTAGAGAATCCAATGGAGGCTCTTCAAAATTATGTGATATGGTATCAATTTCAGTTTTGTGTATCAAATCAGACACTGGAATTTAAAATGagctacagagagagggagactgaaGAACAAGTGTTTGTTAATTACTTTAATCCTATACAGAAATAGATACACTTCCATTACATTCACAGcaaaacagttatttttcaTTAACATAAAAAGGTTTCCATTATAAATACAGTGGCTGATAAAGACCTCCACTGAATGTCTGGAGTAGAGATCATGTCAAACAtagtttcagtcaagcttgtgtCTTCTGCATTCTCCCATGTTTActtagaaaagaaaacaaagtgcCATTGTGCCCTAAGAAGAGAACAACAGACTGCTACAGTCCAAGTCCCTCCTAGTACAGGTATTAAACCCTCCTAGTACAggtgttttgtattgtattgtttgtatGCCCTTTTAACATGGTTTAACACGGTTTGATGTTTCCATTTTACAACaactaaaaaacaaacatatgtTAAAATGTAAGTAAGCTGAACATTTCAAGCAGGATGCAAATATTGAGCTGCATCCTTCGGCTTTCAGAGAACCCAATCAATACACTCGCTTTGGACATTCCTAGAGATAGACAGAAAACTGAAGGGGGAGATTGAATTGATAGTAGTCATTCTGTCAATGTCCTTACAAGTTGTGAGGAATCTGAAGCAGGTGAGATCTGATCTGCACTTCAGTACAACCTTGGATAGCTACAGCTTAGAGGCCTCCCACAAAATGAAACTCCGTTGACAAGAGGCTTGCATAAGACGACTTCTAAATTCAATACCAGCTTAGCTCCACACATCCAAACTTTGGAGAGGTTCTAAAGTGCTGTGGCTACTCTATACAGACGTATTTACATGTTTACAGTTTATGTACAGTTTGGCAAAATGAGTAGGAAGAACTTGGAATATCTTTGAACCTCAGGTTTGTGGTCACGAAACCGAAACGAAAAGTCTTCAAAGTGCACCATCAGGAAaatacatcatcatcatcaatgagCACAGAGAGAATATGAGGTCTTGTCTCAATCCCCCCAAAAAAACGCCCTCATATTCAGGAATGTGGTGAGAACCTGACACAAGCATCATGCGACATATCAAGCACCACCGACACCCCGACAGCGCTTTCTTCTGTGGCCCATCTTGAGTTGTCCGGTCCGTATGTCCGACAGGAGGGGGTGAGGGGAAAGGGCCTATTGCCCTCAGTTTGCCACCCCTTGGGGCACTTCTGGGATGAGTGAGGCAAAGAAAGCCTTGAAGAAGAGCCAGGCAGTCCAGACGACAGACACACGGTGTGGGGGCACCAGGACAGGGGTGAGGGGGTGAGGAGCTTCCCCCTCTGggcctactgctgctgctgctgctgccacctccGGACCCTCTCCTGCAGGTGGGGCTTCCGCCTGTGGGTAACATACAATGacacacatcaacaaacatGACTTAGCAGGATTGTAATCCTTTTTCAGTGCCAGCTGTGCTGTTGCACGTTCTTGCATGCCTTGTCAGTGGTTAGACTGCTAGTTTACAACCAAAACTCTAACTGCTGTTTTAATGACCTAAAGACACATAAGGTCAAATGGGGCCAGCAAAGGTAATAGCATTTCCCACACCATGCCTTGCATAGGCTACAGATAACACACAGTACAAGTCTTGGGATCCAGAGCTGGAGCACATATCTTTTTGAAGTTTAGTATCACCTCTACTTTAAAACAAGTTCTACCTCTCTACCTTATTTAGCTACATGCAATGAATGGTCATCTTTAACTCCTCACAAACAATTGTACAGTAGATGCCATAGGCACCATCTTATTAGAGCCACCGAGTTCTGAGACCTGAGTTTACTTTGAAACTGCATTTCCTGTTCGAGAGACAGATGGCTGAAAAGGCCAAAAGGccaaaaggccaaaaaaaacacttcctgtctggggatggggatgggggtgggggagaaaACAGGCCAAACCGCTCCTGATGCAAATAAACAAAACCTCAGAGTTCTTTATtttgtgttgctgttgttgttgctgctgctgcttaccGGCTCATCGCGCTGATTCTGGTTGTTCAGGTTTTGCTGGTTTTGGATGACCTCTGGAGCGGGCTCATTCGGAGCCCTGACCACGGGCCTCCGGCGAAAGGGGAACCAGCCAGCAGTGTGTCTGAAAGCAGAAATGAAAGAATGATAAACATCAGCCACTTGCAGAGCAGAAAAGAGCAAATGCTGGCCTAGGAAAGCAGACAGCCTCCATTCCAACCAAGCAATCAAAATCATTCGCTCCATTACAATCTGAACACTTGGCTGCACACATTTTTTACAAGGTGATAAAACTAATGACTAAAATAATCTGCCCCAGTGGATCCATAGACACAAACCTGAAATTGTGAACGTTTCATTATAATATTCATCCATTTGTTCATATGCACTGAAAGCTTTTGTTACAATAGCAGTGTCAAAGGCTTACTTGACCCATCATAGATGACGGAAATGGAAAAAATGGGGGTAAGCAGAGTCCTATGTCAAAGACCAGAGAGGTATTTCATGAAAGCAGAATTAACAGAACCACACCTTTTGATATCTACCAATGAAGtaaagtttttcttttttgaataGGGAAACGCAGctgtttctgtaaaacagcaagaGTAGGCGTGGttgaccaactgaatgcaaatttatgTGTGCATGACTGCTTCCTTATATAGGCACAGGACTGTAGAAACACAGAGTATGACTGCGTATGACTTTATATTGTCTTTATAACCAAATGAATTGATAACCTTTGAAACATTGCCCTCCATTCCATCAACTActgcagtaggctattcatgAAATGTCTTTTCAACAGAAGCAAGCAAGCAACTGTGTTGATATTTATAAAATAGCTAGGCTATCACAATAAAATGATGCAGACTATCTGTGGTGCTTTGCGAGCAAGTAAATTTAGCAAATAGTATACATACATGGAATAAGGTTATTTAAAACACATCAAGGTCTGTTCGGAGTGACAGCTGGCGgaaccaataagacaacataattaacattatggCCGGGACCAGGCTAGCTGCACAGAATAAATCCACATGGTAACGTATGTACCATCTCTTCTGTCAAACCATTTTGAGGCTAAATTCAGCCAGGATAAGCAAACAAGGCAGGACAGAGCTGGGAAACATGGAGGCTGTGCTACATGCAGGGGGGATATGATAACCTGGTGAGGTCAACTCCAAATACTATCAAAGACTGGCAATAATCATCAGAGTGTGGAACTTGAAGCAAAGCCAGTGTGTTGCCAACCACTGAgagtgtaagcatgtgtgtttttaggtgtgtgtgtgtgtgtgcactgccacGTCAGCACGGATTCATTTATCGTTAAACACTGAAGTCCTTGAGCTGACATCCAGGCCTAATCTTTGCTGTGCAGCTGTGGAGTTTGGAGAAGAGTCCCAGGCCACTCGCTCTCATCCACCGGGAGACGCTAAAGCTCCCGCATTCAAAAgcagcctctctgtgtgtgtgtgtgtgtgtgtgtgcgcatgagagagtctatgtgtgtgtacacgagcgaatctgtgtgtatgtgtggctacAGAcacgttggtgtgtgtgtgtgtgtgtgtgtgtgtgtgtgtgtattcaagcAAGTCTGTGTATGCGAGTGCGTACCACAGTGACCGCAGTTCATGTCACGCTGTTTCTCTTTCACTAACCCATGCCCCTCGCCTCCCctcatttccctctctcctctcctcctctcatccctacTTCCCTCCATCCCCCATCATTTCTCttatccccccctccctccacctcgTTTCCCCCTTCAGAGCGCTGAGGGCCAGAGAGCTGAGCCTAACGAAGTTGCGTAACTGTGGGAAGTTTGTGACTGCGCCAGACTGGACAGAGGACATGACCTGCGTGAGCCTCCTCACCTGGTTACTGCACACGGTAACAGTAACGGCAGAGATAAGGGGCCTTTGCACTGGAACAGCGCTGCAAGTGTTACAGAGATGGCTCCAAAGTGATTACTCTCGTCCAGCAATGCAGCCACAgtagcattagtgacattagtGGGTTGCGAGCTGTTGTATAGTACAATGTTGTATAATTAATATAGCAATGGCCATTAAAACATGGACTGAAATAGTAGAATTTCTGCAATAGGAGTAACAGGATTGGTGATAATGCCCCACGAGAAGCAGGCAGAGTAATGTTACTTCTTAGTGATATAGACACTTACAGGTACATTAGCAGGTACATAAATTCAACTATTTCCATCCATGTTTCTATAGCCATTGCTGTTAATGTTATATTACAGCTACCAACCAATTCATGTTAACAACGCTATAGTGATTGCATTGCCAGACAAAAAGAATGTTGTGGAAACTGTTGTTGATaccatttctcacacccttgtAGTGCTGTTAAAAGTAGCGCAATTGGAATAAGAGGAAGGTGACTGCTCAGTGCTGAAGATACTCACAGGTACATGAGGAGCAGGCTGCTCATGACGAGAATGAAGCGACTGAGGCTGGAGTAGAAGTAGACAATGCTGAGGAACACGCCGAGACGGGCGGCCGTGTACACCCAGTCCAGCCAATCACGTTCCATCTCTTCCTCGTCCTCCATCACGGGTCCACCCTGCGCGTTCATGCGCAGGTTCTGATTGGCTCCCTCCGGGTTGATGAATGCGGGATCTGCggcgttctgattggctggtaagTTGTCGATGGGTGCTTGATTGGGCAGCCCAGCGGCGACTGCGGCTTGGTGGGGTGCGACGGGCAGAGAGGTGGCCACGGTGGGGGCCAGGGGCGTAGTGGAGGCAGCGGC is a genomic window containing:
- the herpud1 gene encoding homocysteine-responsive endoplasmic reticulum-resident ubiquitin-like domain member 1 protein, whose product is MSDNERSSSPDPDTMKLVVKTPRQECGDQIIEGVDLNWKVLDLKRHLSQVYPSCPAEKDQRLIYSGKLLPDNLPVRDAFRQGDLMPIIHLVCAFKPQVNVEQGARPKVRTEESTPPSSAAGEASTPPLSAHAPQMPSPGALRHRGHPAPSWTPPTATAGAAAMAHPAFPTYSLYSPQQLLWLQHMYARQYYMHYQAALAAASTTPLAPTVATSLPVAPHQAAVAAGLPNQAPIDNLPANQNAADPAFINPEGANQNLRMNAQGGPVMEDEEEMERDWLDWVYTAARLGVFLSIVYFYSSLSRFILVMSSLLLMYLHTAGWFPFRRRPVVRAPNEPAPEVIQNQQNLNNQNQRDEPAEAPPAGEGPEVAAAAAAVGPEGEAPHPLTPVLVPPHRVSVVWTAWLFFKAFFASLIPEVPQGVAN